The stretch of DNA GGCACCGCGACCCGCACGTGCGCCTGCTCCAGCGCAAGGTTCACCGTCGCCTGCACCCCGGGCACGCGGTTGAGCCGCTTCTCCACGCGGGCGACGCAGGAGGCGCAGGTCATCCCCTCGACGGCGAGGTCGAGCTCGACCACCCCGGTCGCGTCCGGGGTGCCGGCGACGGAGGTGCTCACAGCAGCGAGCCCCGCGGGGTCACCGCGTAGCCGGCCTCGTCGATCGCGGCGGCGATCGCCTCGTCGGAGATCGGGGCGTCGGACGTGACCTTCACCGGGGACGAGCCGCCGGCGACCAGGTCGATCGACACGTCGGTGACACCGGGGATGGCCGTCAGCTCGGACGTGACGTGCTGCACGCAGTGGCCGCAGGTCATGCCGTCGACGGAGAACTGGGTGGTGGTGCTCATGGCTTCTCCTTGGTTGGTGGTGCGGGACTCAGCTGCGGACGAGCCGGGCGATCGCGTCGGCCGCCTCGCGGACCTTCTCGTGACCGGCCTCGTGGGACTGCCGGGCGGCGTCGACGACGCAGTGGTCGAGGTGGTCCTCGAGCAGGCCCAGGCCGACGGCCTGCAGCGCCTTGGTCACCGCCGCGATCTGGGTGAGGACGTCGATGCAGTACGTGTCCTCGTCCACCATGCGCGCGATGCCGCGCACCTGCCCCTCCACGCGGCGCAGCCGCTTGAGGTAGGCGTCCTTGTCGTCGCTGTAACCGGGCACCGGGGGTCCTCCTCGCGCGGGCCCTCGTCGACCCGTCGTCCGTGACTATATACCCCTACCGGGTATTGGTACCAGGGACGGACGGCCCGTGTCGGTGACGACCCCCCTAGGCGAGTGCGTCCGCGAAGGCTGAGGATGACGACGACCGGACCACCCGACGGCGAGAGGGCTGCCATGGACCACGTCGCACGAGCAGAGGTGCTGATCGGTGCGCCAGCGGAACGCGTCTGGGACGTCCTGACCAGCCCTGAACCGCGCCCGGAGATCATGTTCGGCGCCCGCACCGTCAGCGACTGGCAGCCCGGCCACCGGATCACGTGGAGCGGCCAGTGGCAGGGCCACCCCTTCGAGGACAAGGGCGAGGTGCTGGAGGTCGAGCGTCCGCACCGGCTGGTGGTGACGCACTTCAGCCCGCTGTCGGGCCAGCCGGACGTGCCGGAGAGCTACCACCGTCTGCAGTACGTGCTGGAACCGGTGGACGGCGGAACCAGGGTCGTCCTCGAGCAGGACAAGAACCCGACGGCCGAGGCGGCCGAGCACAGCGCCGCCAACTGGCGCACGATGCTCGACGGGCTGAAGACGGTGTCGGAGTCACCCGCCACCTAGTCCGCCCCTGCTCCGGCTGTGCCGTGACCGTACAGCCGCCGCGGGCCGACGATGCGGTCAGGCCGTGAGACGCTCCGCCGTGGCGGCGGCGGCAGCGGCCGCCGGCAGGGCGGCCTCGATCCGGCCGATCGCCTCCTCGTCGTGCGCGGCCGAGACGAACCACGCCTCGAACGGCGACGGCGGCGCGTACACGCCCTGCTCGAGCAGTGCGTGGAAGAACGGCGTGTAGCGCCAGTGCTCGCTCGCCAGCACGGCGTCGTAGTCCCGGGCCCCCGCAGCGGCCGGCCCCGGCCCGAACATGGTGCTGAACAGCGAGCCCGCCCACTGCATGGCGTGCGGCACGCCGGCCTCGCCGAGCGCCCGGGACAGGGAGCCGCGCAGCCGGGCCGACGTGGCGTCGACCTGGGCGTAGACGTCCTCGTCGGCCAGCCGCAGCGTCGCGAGGCCCGCGGCCACTGCCACCGGGTTCCCGGACAAGGTCCCGGCCTGGTACACAGGTCCGAGCGGCGCGAGCGACGCCATCACGTCCGCCCGCCCGCCGACCGCCGCGACCGGCAGCCCGCCGCCGATCACCTTGCCGAACGTCAGCAGGTCCGGCGTCCAGCCCTCGGCCTGGCCCTCCAGCCCCCACCAGCCCGCCGGCGACACCCGGAAGCCGGTCAGCACCTCGTCCTGGATCAGCAGGGCACCCGCCTCGGCCGTGATCCGGCGCAGCTCGGCGTTGAAGCCCGGCAACGGCGGCACCACACCCATGTTGGCGGGGGCCGCCTCCATGATCAGGGCGGCGATGCGCGGACCGTGGGCCTCGAAGGCGGTCCGGACGGCATCGAGGTCGTTGTAGGGGAGCACCAGCGTCTCGGCCGCCACCTCGGCGGTGACGCCCGCGGATCCCGGGAGCGCCAGCGTGGCGACGCCGGAGCCCGCCGCGGCCAGCAGCGCGTCGACGTGCCCGTGGTAGCAGCCGGCGAACTTCACGACGAGGTCGCGGCCGGTGAAGCCCCGCGCCAGGCGCAGCGCCGTCATCGTCGCCTCGGTGCCCGTCGACACCAGCCGGATCCGCTCGGCGGCGGGGACGCGGCGGCGGATCTCCTCCGCCAGCTCGACCTCGGCCAGCGTCGGGGCGCCGAAGCTGAGGCCCCGAGCCGCCGCCTCCTGCACCGCCGCGACCACCTCGGGGTGCGCGTGCCCCAGCAGCGCAGGACCCCACGAGCCGACCAGGTCGACGTACTCGTCCCCGTCGACGTCCCGCACGTACGCGCCGTGCGCCGAGGCGATGAACCGCGGCGTCCCGCCGACCGAGCCGTACGCGCGCACCGGCGAGTTCACCCCGCCGGGGATCACCCCCAGTGCGCGGTCGAAGGCGTCCGCGCTCGCGGACTGCTCGGTACGGGCGTGGGTCATCGGGTCCCCTCGGAGAGCCAGTGGGCCAGCTCGACGGCCCAGTAGGTGAGCACGGCATCGGCACCGGCGCGGCGGATCGACAGCACGGACTCGGTGATGGCACGACGGCGGTCGATCCAGCCGTTCGCGGCGGCGGCCTCGATCATGGCGTACTCACCGGACACCTGGTACGCCCAGACCGGCACGGGAGACGTGGCGGCCACGTCGGCCAGCACGTCCAGGTAGGACATCGCCGGCTTCACCATGACGACGTCGGCCCCCTCGGCCACGTCGGCCTCCACCTCGCGGGCGGCCTCCCGGCGGTTGGCGGGGTCCATCTGGTACGTGCGGCGGTCGCCCTGCAGCTCGCTCTCGACGGCCTCACGGAACGGGCCGTAGAACGCCGACGCGTACTTGGCGGCGTAGGCGAGCAGCGCGGTGCCGGTGAACCCCGCCGCGTCGAGGGCGTCGCGGCAGGCCGCCGTCTGGCCGTCCATCATCCCGGACAGCCCGATCAGGTCGACCCCCGCCTCGGCCTGCGCGAGCGCCATGTCGGCGTACCGCACCAGCGTCGCGTCGTTGTCCACGCTGCCGTCCGGCGCCAGCACGCCGCAGTGGCCGTGGTCGGTGAACTCGTCCAGGCACAGGTCCGCCTGCACGACGAGCGCGTCGCCCACCTCGGCCACCACGTCGGCGATCGCCAGGTTGAGGATGCCGTCCGGTTCGGTCGCGCAGCTGCCGACCGCGTCGCGGCGCAGCGGGATGCCGAACAGCATCACGCCGCCGATGCCGGCCTCGGCCGCCTCGGCGGCGGCGCGGCGCAGCGAGTCGCGGGTGTGCTGCAGCACGCCGGGCATCGAGCCGAGCGGGCGGGGGTCGGTCAGCCCCTCCTTGACGAACATCGGCAGGATCAGCTGCTCGGCGTGCACCCGCGTCTGGGCGGCGAGGCGGCGGCGGGCGGGGGTGGCGCGCATCCGGCGCAGGCGGGTGCGACCCGGGGTGGGGACGGCGGTCGGCACGGAGGTCGGGACGCTGGTCGGGACCGTGGTCATCGGGTCTCCTTCGGATCGAGTTCTGCTGCGTCCGGTGCGGCGGGAGCCGGGGGGACATCGCCGTGGGCGGCCGCCACCGCGTCGGCCAGGGCGCCGACCAGGGCGGTCATGGTGCGTTCGGGGGCGACGACGGCCACCGGCAGGCCCGCGTCGCGGGCCGCGTCCGCCGTCGTCGGCCCGATGCAGGCGAGCAGCGTCCCTGCCGGCGCAGGGCCCAAGCGTGCCGCGAGGGCCCGCACGGTGCTCGGCGAGGTGAGCAGTGCCGCGGAGATCGACCCGTCGCGCCATGCGGCGACCACGTCGTCGGGCGCCGGGCCGGCGGGCACCGTGCGGTAGGCGACCACGTCGTCGACCGCCCAGCCACCGGCGCGCAGCCCGTCCACCAGGTCCGGGCCGGCCAGGTCGCCGCGGGCGAACAGCACGCGCGCGCCCGCGACGTCGGGCCGGGGCCACGCCTCGGCGAGCGCGCGGGCGCCGGACGTCCCGACGAGGTCCGCCGTCACACCCACGGTCGCGAGCGCCCGGGCCGTCGCCGGTCCGACGGCTGCGACCCGGGTGGTGCCCACCACGTCGCCCAGCGCCTCGGCGCTCTCGAGCGCGCGGCCGACGAGCGCGCCGACCGCCGCCGCGCTCGTCACCGCCAGCCAGGTGTACCGCCCGGCGCGCAGGTCCGTCATCGCGGCGTCGAGCACCGCCGGGTCGTCGATCGCCTCGGTGCGCACCAGCGGCACCACCACCGGCTCGGCACCGACGGCTCGCAGCGCCGCCTCGGCGTCGGCGCTCCCGGACGCCGGCCGGGGCACCAGCACCCGCAGACCCGCCAACGGACCGGTCATCCGCGCACGTCCTGCTGCTCCCGGACACCGGGCTGGCCGGCGTCAGGCGCCGCCGGACGGGCCGATGCGCTCGGTCCGACCGGCGCCAGCTCCGCCGCGCCGTCCTCCAGCAGCAGGTCGGCCACCCGAGTGCCCAGGTCGGCGGCGGCCGCCACGTCTGGCACGGCAGCGCGCAGCGTGCGGCGCAGCGCCCGGCTGCCGTCGACCCCGGCCACCACGGCCTGCAGCTCGAGCTGGTCGCCGACCAGCTGGGCGAGCGCTCCGACCGGTGCCGCGCAGCCCGCCTCGAGCCGCGCCAGCAGCGCCCGCTCCGCGGTGACTGCCAGCCGGGTGGCGGGATCGTCCAGCGTGCGCAGCGCCGCTGCCAGCGGACCGTCCCCCACCGCGTCCGCCGCACGGACCTCCACGGCCAGCGCCCCCTGCCCGGGCGCCGGCAGCATCAGGTCGGCGTCGAACACCTCGGTCACCGCGTCGAGCCGACCGAGCCGGGCCAGCCCCGCGCGCGCCAGCACCACCGCGTCGAGGTCCCCGGGACCGGAGCCACCCGCAACCCGGCCGAGCCGGGTGTCGACGTTCCCGCGCAGGTCCACCACGTCCAGGTCCGGACGTGCGGCGCGCAGCTGCGCGGCGCGCCGCGGCGAGCCCGTGCCGACGCGTGCACCGCGCGGCAGCCCGGCCAGCGTCAGCCCGTCCCGGGCGCAGAGCGCGTCACGGGGGTCCTGGCGCACCGGCATCGCCGCGACCACCAGCCCCGGCGCCGCACTGGTCGGCAGGTCCTTGAAGGAGTGGACCGCCACGTCGCAGCGTCGCTCGAGCAGGGCGTCGCGCAGGGCGGTGACGAAGACGCCGGTACCGCCCAGCGCCGCGAGGGACGCCCGGCTGCGGTCGCCCTCCGTGCGCACGCGCACCGTCTCCACGTCGAGCCCGGCCGCCATGAGGTCGGCGGCGACGTGTCCGGTCTGGGTGAGCGCGAGCGCACTCGCGCGCGTGCCGATGCGCACCTGCATGGGCGTCAGTGTCCCTCCGGCTGCTGTGGCGTCGAAATTCGGGGCGATCGAGACGCTTTCCGGCCGTGGTGCCGGACGGCATTGCGACCCACGGCACACCCGGCCCCAGAAATCATCGACCGCACATTTATGACAGCCCGTCAGAAAAATGGCGGCCTGTCGACTCGCGACGTCGGTTCAGCCCCGCGGCGCGAGCGCCGTCAGCAGCGCCGCGGCGGCCGAGCGCGCCTGCGGCACCACGGAGGCGAGCCCGTTCCCCGACACCCATGCGCCCGTCAGCGCGAGCCCCGGCACTCGGTCGACCGCGTCGCGGACCGCCGCCACGGCGTCCCGGTGGGCGGCGCTCGGCCGGGGCAGCGCCTGCGTCCACCGCACCACGTCGTGACCCACCAGCCGCTCGGCCGGCAGCGGCACGCCCAGCAGCACCGCGGCGTCCGCCAGGGCCAGCCGCACCAGCTCGTCACCGGACGGCAGCGCCGCGGCGTCGCCCTCGGCGCGGCCGAACGAGAGCCTGACCACGTGGCGGCCCGGTCCGGCCGCCGCGGCGAGCCACTCCCACTTCGCGGTGGCGTGCGTGAGCGCCTTGGCGGTCACGTCGGTGACGTCCGGGGCCACCAGCACCCCCGTGCCGCGGGGCGCCGCGTCGAGCGCGGTGACGCCGTCGAGCACCAGCGTGACCAAGGTGACCGGCGTCCCGTCGTCCGTCTGCATGGAGCCGGGGTCGGCACCGGTGAGCTCGGCGATCAGCGGGACCGCGGCAGCCGTGGCCAGCAGCACGCGGTCGGCGTGCAGCTCCTCCTTCGCGGTCCGCACGACGAAGCCGCGGACCGGATCGACCTCCGCCCCGGTCCGGTCGTCGTCCACCGCCAGACCGGTGACCGCGGACCGCACGCGCACCTCGCCGCCGTGCGCCCGCACGTCCGCGACCAGCGCGTCGACCAGCCGCCACACGCCGCCGGACAGCCCCTGCACCGCGGACCCGGCCGGTGCCGCTGCCCGCAGCGCGCCCACCGCCTTGCCGAGCGTCCCGTGCTGCGCCAGTGCCGCCCGCAGCCCCGGCGCGACGACGTCCACCGCCAGCTGGTCCGGGTCGGCCGCGTGCACGCCCCCGACCAACGGACGCACCAGCCGGTCCAGCACCCGGGCGCCCATCCGGCTCCGCACCAGGGCGCCGAGCGTGGTGGCGTCCGCGCCCACCCGTGCCGGCAGCACCCCGTCGAGCCGGGCGCGCCACGAACCGAGCGTGCCGAGCGTGCGGCGCACGTCCGCGGCACCGGGGTCGGTCGGGATGCCGAGCAGCCCGGTCGCCGGCAGCGGGCCGTCGCCGGTCACCAGGTGCACCCAGGAGCCGCGCGGCGCCGGTGTGCACAGGTCGTCGGCCATCCCCAGCTCGCCGACCAGGGCGGCTACCGCCCCGCCGCGCGTCGCGAACGACTCCGCACCCGCGTCCAGCCGCAGCCCCGCCACGTCGTGCGACCGCACGGCGCCGCCCGGGGCGTCCCGGCCGTCCAGCACCAGCACCCGCAGGCCCGCCCGGGCGAGGTCACGCGCCGCGACCAGCCCACCGAGACCGGCGCCGACGACGACGGCGTCCCAGCGCTGCTCCTCCGGCACGGCGTCGACCCGCGCGCCCCCGGCGACGCCCGCCACGTCGGCGTCCTCGGTCACAGCGAGTGCACCAGCTCGACCAGCCTGGTCAGCACGTCGGGATCGGTGTCCGGCGGCACACCGTGACCGAGGTTGACCACGTGCGCCGGTGCCACCGACCCGCGCTCCACCACGTCCCGCACGTGCGCCTCGAGCACCTCCCACGGCGCCGCGAGCATCGCGGGGTCCACGTTCCCCTGCAGCGGCGTACGACCGCCCAGCCGCCAGCTCGCCTCGTCCAGCGGCACCCGGTAGTCCACGCCCATCACGTCGGCACCGGCGTCCCGCATCGCCACGAGCAGCTCGCCGGTGGCGACCCCGAAGTGCACGGCACGCACGCCGAGCTCCCGCACGCCGGCCAGCACCCGTGCCGAGGCGGGCACCACGTGCTGCGTGTAGTCGGTCAGCGACAGCGACCCCGCCCAGGAGTCGAACAGCTGCGCCGCCGACGCCCCGGCACGCACCTGCGCCTGCAGGAAGGCCCCGGTCACGTCCGCCGCCCAGCTCATCAGCGCGTGCCACGCGGCCGGGTCGGAGTGCATCAGCCGGCGGGCGCCCAGGTGGTCGCGGGATGCCCGGCCCTCGACGAGGTACGCGGCCAGCGTGAAGGGTGCGCCGGCGAACCCGATCAGCGGGGTGTCGCCCAGGGCGGCCACCGCGGCGCGTACCCCGGCGGTGACCGGGGCGGACCGCTCGTCGTCCAGCGGGCCCAGGTCGCGCAGCCGGGCGACGTCGTCGAGCGTCCGCACGGGCGAGGCGAACACGGGCCCCACCCCCGGCTCGATCTTCACGTCGACGCCGAGCAGCGCCATGGGCACGACGATGTCCGAGAAGAAGATCGCCGCGTCGACGCCGTGCCGGCGCACCGGCTGCAGCGTCAGCTCCGCCGCGAGGTCCGGGTCCAGGCACGAGTCGAGCATCGCGACGCCCGCGCGCGAGGCCCGGTACTCCGGCAGCGACCGTCCCGCCTGGCGCATGAACCACACCGGCAACCGCCGTGGCCGGTGCCCGGAATACGCGCTGACCAGGGGAGAATTGGCGGTGCGGCCGGTACGCAGAGGGTGGTCCTCGGGAAGGGTCACACCGCGATTGTGCCGGACAAATGTTCGGGTGATTCAATCGGCGGCGTGGCGCTGCTCAGCTGTGCCGCCAGCCACCACGACCTCGAGCTGTCCGCCCTGGAACGTCTGTCCACCGACTGGGCCGGCGTCGGCCCCGAGCTCGTGGCGGCGGCGGGTCCCGTCCGGGGTGCCGTGGTCCTCGCCACGTGCAACCGCTTCGAGCTGTACCTGGACGTGGACGACGAGCGGCTCGCCGAGGCCTGCGCCGCGGCGTCCGAGGCCGTCGCCGCGCGGTCCGGTCTGGCGCCGACCACCGTCCGCGGGCACCTGCGCCACCGGACCGAGACCGAGGCCGCCCAGCACCTGTTCGCCGTCGCCGCCGGGCTGGACTCGATGGTGGTCGGCGAGCGCGAGATCGCCGGACAGGTGCGGCGCGCGCTGACCCACGCGCGCCGCGAGGGGACCACCACGTCGGTGCTGGAGCAGCTGTTCCAGCGGGCGTCGCGGGTGTCCCGTGCGGTCGAGGCGGCGACCGGGCTCGGCGGCACGGGCCGGTCCGTGGTTGGGGTCGCGCTCGACCTCGCGGCGGGCACGCTGCCCCGGCACGTGCACGACGGGGCGGCCGCCGCGGACGAGCACGTGGACTGGTCAGGGCTGCGCGTGGTGCTGGTCGGCACCGGCTCCTACGCCGGCGCCAGCCTCGCGGCACTGCGCAGCCGGGGGTGCCGGGACGTGCGGGTGTGGTCGGCCAGCGGCCGGGCACCGGCCTTCGCCGAGGCTCGCGGTGCGCACGTCGCCGACCCGGACCTGCTGTCCGAGCTCGCCCACGCCGACCTCGTCGTCGCCTGCAGCGGCACCGGCGGACCGGTGCTGCACGGGTCGGCGCTCGCGGCCGTCCGGTCCGCCGCGGGGAACGCCGAGCCGCTGACCGTCGTGGACCTCGCGCTGCGGCACGACGTGGACCCGAGCGTGGGTGCGTTGCCCCAGGTGCACCTCGTGTCGCTGCACTCGGTCGCGGAGCACGCCCCGGCCGGCTCGGTGGCGGTCACCGAGGCCACGGAGATGGTGGCTGCCGCCGCGGCGGAGTTCGTCGCCGAGCGCCGGGTCCGTGCCTGGGACCCCGCCGTCGTCGCCGAGCGCACGCGGGTGCTCGCGGCGACCGAGGACGACCAGGCTGCTCGCCGACGCGCCCGTGCGGCGCTGCACGGCCCGACCGTCCGTGCTCGGGAGGCTGCCCGGCGCGGCGACGTCGACGCGTACCGTCAGGCGCTCGCGGAGCTGGCCGTCGTCCAACCCGTCGTCGGCGACTCGATCGCCTGAGCCTGACGCGGCACCGCATCGGCCCTGGTCGCGGCGCCCGGAGCGCCCGGCCGCCCGCCCGACGACGGACGTGCCGGGCCTGGACGGGGGGAGCGCCAGGCCCGGCACGCGTCCGGGGTGCTGCGCGGACCGCAGACCGCGCCGCCGGGGTCCGTCAGTAGTGCGCGTGGTGCTGGTAGGGGGCGCCGTAGGAGCGCTGGGGGGTCGTCGTCGGACCGGGGGCCCACGTGAGGGGCACCACCTGGTTGGTCTGCAGGTCGGTGAGCTCGGCGGCGTAGACCACTGCCTCGTACACGCCGGCCTCCACCTGCTGCAGGTGCAGCCGCTCGGCGCGGTCCATGTCGTCGCCCAGGTGGGAGATGCGGGCGACCACGTACCGCTGCGCGTCCTGCCACTGGTCCACCACGCGCACCGCGAGGCCGTTCCAGCGTGCCGTCAGGTCGAGCTCGAACAGCTCCGAGACCTCGGTGCGGGCGACGTGCCGGTACCAGCGGCCGCTCGGCGACTGGTCGAACCCGGTCTCCGCCAGCGGCGGGTTGGCCAGCGCCAGCACCACGGTGTCGTCGTCCAGCACGTCTGCCTCGAGGTACGCCGAGTGCCACTTGGCCACCGGCCCGACGCAGCGCGAGAGCGACGACAGGCCGGGCTGGCCCGGGATGCCGGGCGCCGAGGTCCAGCCGGTGCCCACGTCGCCGTACCAGGCGAGCAGCCGCGAGCTGCCGTCGGAGTACACCCGCACCAGCTCGGTGCGCGGCGGGATGCGGGAGTGCCGCAGCCACCACAGCGGGACGATGTAGCCGGGCACGTCGCGGTACTGCAGCTGCGGTGACGACTCGAAGCGGAGCAGGTCCACGTGGTCGTCGGTGGGCCGGAACGGTGAGCCGGGGTAGCCGAGCCCGTGCACCTCGAACAGCTGCGCCGGGGTGGTGGCGAACGACACGTCCGCGGCGCGCACCACGTAGCCGGCCATCCGGTCGTGACCGTTGACCAGGTGCGCGTACGACGACGCGGGTGTGACCACCTTCTGCATGAGCGTCACGGGAGAACCCTGCTGCGAGATGGGGAGGAACCGGGTGAACCGGACGAGCCGTGGGCATTCTTGCCCTAACCGGCACACGTGTCCAGGTTGCGGCGCGTCGCCGCGGGAGCGCTCACACGGTCGGGCGACGGCGCCGTCGCCGTCCCCCGGTCGTCAGTCCGTGAGGTGGTCCACCAGGTCCGCGGCGATGCCGGTGTACGACGCGGGCGTCATCGCCTGCAGTCGGGCGGCCACGTCGTCGGGCAGGCCCAGGCTGCCGATGAACTCGCGCATGTCCGCCGCCGTCAGCCGGTGCCCGCGCGTCAGCTCCTTGAGCCGCTCGTACGGGTTCTCCATGCCGGTGACGCCGGCGACCGAGGCGGCGCGCATCGCCGACTGGACCGGCTCCGCGAGCACCTCCCAGTTCTGGTCGAGCTCCGCGGCCAGCAGCGCCGGGTCGACCGCCAGCCCGCCGAGACCCCGGCGCACGTTGTCGATCGCCAGCAGGCTGTGCCCGAACGCCGGGCCGATGTTGCGCTGCGTGGTCGAGTCGGTCAGGTCCCGCTGCAGGCGGCTGGTGACCAGGGTCGCGGCGAGGGTGTCGAGCAGGGCGGAGGAGATCTCGAGGTTCGCCTCGGCGTTCTCGAACCGGATCGGGTTCACCTTGTGCGGCATCGTCGAGCTGCCGGTGGCGCCCGGGACGGGGATCTGCGTGAAGACGCCGCGGGAGATGTACGTCCACACGTCCGTCGCCAGGTTGTGCAGCACGCGGTTGAACCGGGCGACGTCCGCGTACAGCTCCGACTGCCAGTCGTGCGACTCGATCTGCGTGGTCAGCGGGTTCCAGGTCAGGCCGAGGTGCTCGACGAACGTGCGGGAGACGAGCTGCCAGTCAGCGCCCGGCACCGCGGCGGTGTGCGCGCCGTACGTTCCGGTGGCGCCGTTGAGCTTGCCGAGGTACTCGTCGGACTCGATGCGGCGCAGCTGCCGGCGCAGGCGGTGCGCCAGCACGGCGAGCTCCTTGCCGAGCGTGGTCGGCGTGGCCGGCTGGCCGTGCGTGAGGGCCAGCATCGGCAGCGCGCGGTGCTCGGCTGCCAGGGCGGCCACCTGGTCGACGAGGTCGACGGCCGCGGGGAACCACACCTGCTGCACGGCCCCGCGCACCATCAGCGCGTAGGACAGGTTGTTCACGTCCTCGCTGGTCAGCGCGAAGTGCACCAGCTCACCGACCGACGGCAGCACGGTGTCGGTGCCCAGCGCCTCGGGCGCTGCCGCCAGCCGCCGCTTGAGGAAGTACTCGACCGCCTTCACGTCGTGCACCGTGGTCCGCTCGATCGCGGCCAGCTCGGCGATCTCCTCGGCGCCGAAGCTGTCCACCACCCCGCGCAGGTACTCCTCCTCCGCCGGGTTGAGCGACGGGGCGCCGGGCACCACCGCGTGCGCGCACAGGTGGATCACCCACTCGACCTCGACGGCGATGCGGGCGCGGTTCAGCGCGGCCTCGGAGAGGTGGTCCACCAGGTCGGCGACGGCCGGACGGTAGCGGCCGTCCAGCGGGCCGAGGGCGATGGCAGGGGTGATGTCGGCCAGGCGCACGCGGGGCATGGCAGCAGTGTCCCAGAGCGGTGGCCGACGACGGCGTGGGGTGCGGACGTCGAGACGGTGAGGCCCGTCGGACGGCTGCGACGGGGTCGTCGCCGGCGTGTCGTGCACCCACAGCCCGGACGGCGCGCTCGTCGTCCGTGTCCTCGATGCTCGGGCGCCCGCCGCGCCCGGGGGCGTCCCTAGCGTCCCGGCCGTGGACATCCGAGGGGCGCAGGTGGTGCTGACGGCGGCGCAGCAGGACGTGGGGTGGGTGCGGGCGCAGGTGGCCGCCTGCCAGGGGCTGCCGTGGAGGTCGCCGGCGGCGGTCGCGTACGAGGACCAGGTCGCGGCGGCCGCTGGGGACCTCGGCCGGTGTGCCCGGGGACTCGTCACGTCGGGACATCTCGTGGCGGCCGGGCTGAACGGTGGACCCACCTGGTGCACCTCGGACGACGGACCGGTACCGCCGGTGCCGGGCGGCGCGATCCCGCCGTCGCGCTCGACGGTGGGCGGCACCTCGGTCCGGGTGGGTGCCGACGGGGTGACCAGCGTCGACCCGCAGGCCCTGCAGACCGCCGCCGCCACGCTCACGTCGTGCGCCGAGCGCCTCGACCACGTCCACGCGTCGCTGTCCACGCTGACGGTCGCGCTGCCGACGCCGGTGCTGGTCGACAACCACCAGCGAGCCTCGATCTGCCTCCTGCTCACCGCCCGCTGGTCGCCGTACCACCTGGCGGAGCACCTGCGGGAGCTGGCGAAGCGGCTGCACGCCGCGGCGGAGGTGCACGCGGCCGGCGAGAGCACCGTGTCGGGGGTCGTGCGCGGGGCGGGCGCCGTCTGGGGCGGCCTCCTCGGGCTCCTGCCCGCGCCGGTGCTGGCAGTCGAGGGCGTGCTGGCAGCGGGCACCACCGCGCTCGCCGGCCTCGCCCTGGTCGGCGAGACCGCGCGCGTCGTGGGGCCCGAGAAGGCCGCGCAGCTGGCGGCGGCGACCGGGGCCGCGGCGGCGAAGGCGGCCGTGCGCTCGGGGGCGGTCGAGGTGGCGACGACGACCGTCTCGGCAGTCGCACGGGGGCAGGTTGGCGGCCTCCCCACGCTGCACCCGGTACCCGGTGGTGCTGCGGCGCTCGCCGGGCTGATGACCGGGCCGGCGGGCACGGCCGTGGTGACGCCCGTGGCGGCACCGGTGCCGCAGCCGGCACCGTATGGCCTGGCCGACGTGATGC from Cellulomonas sp. NTE-D12 encodes:
- a CDS encoding heavy-metal-associated domain-containing protein; translation: MSTTTQFSVDGMTCGHCVQHVTSELTAIPGVTDVSIDLVAGGSSPVKVTSDAPISDEAIAAAIDEAGYAVTPRGSLL
- a CDS encoding metal-sensitive transcriptional regulator; protein product: MPGYSDDKDAYLKRLRRVEGQVRGIARMVDEDTYCIDVLTQIAAVTKALQAVGLGLLEDHLDHCVVDAARQSHEAGHEKVREAADAIARLVRS
- a CDS encoding SRPBCC family protein → MDHVARAEVLIGAPAERVWDVLTSPEPRPEIMFGARTVSDWQPGHRITWSGQWQGHPFEDKGEVLEVERPHRLVVTHFSPLSGQPDVPESYHRLQYVLEPVDGGTRVVLEQDKNPTAEAAEHSAANWRTMLDGLKTVSESPAT
- the hemL gene encoding glutamate-1-semialdehyde 2,1-aminomutase; translated protein: MTHARTEQSASADAFDRALGVIPGGVNSPVRAYGSVGGTPRFIASAHGAYVRDVDGDEYVDLVGSWGPALLGHAHPEVVAAVQEAAARGLSFGAPTLAEVELAEEIRRRVPAAERIRLVSTGTEATMTALRLARGFTGRDLVVKFAGCYHGHVDALLAAAGSGVATLALPGSAGVTAEVAAETLVLPYNDLDAVRTAFEAHGPRIAALIMEAAPANMGVVPPLPGFNAELRRITAEAGALLIQDEVLTGFRVSPAGWWGLEGQAEGWTPDLLTFGKVIGGGLPVAAVGGRADVMASLAPLGPVYQAGTLSGNPVAVAAGLATLRLADEDVYAQVDATSARLRGSLSRALGEAGVPHAMQWAGSLFSTMFGPGPAAAGARDYDAVLASEHWRYTPFFHALLEQGVYAPPSPFEAWFVSAAHDEEAIGRIEAALPAAAAAAATAERLTA
- the hemB gene encoding porphobilinogen synthase, which encodes MTTVPTSVPTSVPTAVPTPGRTRLRRMRATPARRRLAAQTRVHAEQLILPMFVKEGLTDPRPLGSMPGVLQHTRDSLRRAAAEAAEAGIGGVMLFGIPLRRDAVGSCATEPDGILNLAIADVVAEVGDALVVQADLCLDEFTDHGHCGVLAPDGSVDNDATLVRYADMALAQAEAGVDLIGLSGMMDGQTAACRDALDAAGFTGTALLAYAAKYASAFYGPFREAVESELQGDRRTYQMDPANRREAAREVEADVAEGADVVMVKPAMSYLDVLADVAATSPVPVWAYQVSGEYAMIEAAAANGWIDRRRAITESVLSIRRAGADAVLTYWAVELAHWLSEGTR
- a CDS encoding uroporphyrinogen-III synthase; amino-acid sequence: MTGPLAGLRVLVPRPASGSADAEAALRAVGAEPVVVPLVRTEAIDDPAVLDAAMTDLRAGRYTWLAVTSAAAVGALVGRALESAEALGDVVGTTRVAAVGPATARALATVGVTADLVGTSGARALAEAWPRPDVAGARVLFARGDLAGPDLVDGLRAGGWAVDDVVAYRTVPAGPAPDDVVAAWRDGSISAALLTSPSTVRALAARLGPAPAGTLLACIGPTTADAARDAGLPVAVVAPERTMTALVGALADAVAAAHGDVPPAPAAPDAAELDPKETR
- the hemC gene encoding hydroxymethylbilane synthase; translation: MQVRIGTRASALALTQTGHVAADLMAAGLDVETVRVRTEGDRSRASLAALGGTGVFVTALRDALLERRCDVAVHSFKDLPTSAAPGLVVAAMPVRQDPRDALCARDGLTLAGLPRGARVGTGSPRRAAQLRAARPDLDVVDLRGNVDTRLGRVAGGSGPGDLDAVVLARAGLARLGRLDAVTEVFDADLMLPAPGQGALAVEVRAADAVGDGPLAAALRTLDDPATRLAVTAERALLARLEAGCAAPVGALAQLVGDQLELQAVVAGVDGSRALRRTLRAAVPDVAAAADLGTRVADLLLEDGAAELAPVGPSASARPAAPDAGQPGVREQQDVRG
- a CDS encoding FAD-dependent oxidoreductase encodes the protein MTEDADVAGVAGGARVDAVPEEQRWDAVVVGAGLGGLVAARDLARAGLRVLVLDGRDAPGGAVRSHDVAGLRLDAGAESFATRGGAVAALVGELGMADDLCTPAPRGSWVHLVTGDGPLPATGLLGIPTDPGAADVRRTLGTLGSWRARLDGVLPARVGADATTLGALVRSRMGARVLDRLVRPLVGGVHAADPDQLAVDVVAPGLRAALAQHGTLGKAVGALRAAAPAGSAVQGLSGGVWRLVDALVADVRAHGGEVRVRSAVTGLAVDDDRTGAEVDPVRGFVVRTAKEELHADRVLLATAAAVPLIAELTGADPGSMQTDDGTPVTLVTLVLDGVTALDAAPRGTGVLVAPDVTDVTAKALTHATAKWEWLAAAAGPGRHVVRLSFGRAEGDAAALPSGDELVRLALADAAVLLGVPLPAERLVGHDVVRWTQALPRPSAAHRDAVAAVRDAVDRVPGLALTGAWVSGNGLASVVPQARSAAAALLTALAPRG